A stretch of Pirellulales bacterium DNA encodes these proteins:
- a CDS encoding cation transporter: MSDNADKGIRAAQAGVLTNTLLALAKLLAGLVGNSYALIADAVESGADVFSSLVVMSGLKIARREATADFPYGYGRAETLATAVVGLMLLGAAIGIAIEAIREIVTPHHAPAPWTLLVLVAVIAVKWLVSRRVHAVGVEIGSNAVAADAWHHLSDALTSAAAFVGISLALWGGPGWEPADDWAALAATCIIAFNGAKILRSALVDLMDAAPRGDVLDEIRAVAAAVPGVLAIEKLLVRRAGMEYHAAIHVQAAPTMSLDEAHALGGRVKAAIQRQLPQVADVLVHMEPFHESRHDPVAVVAATGDQP, translated from the coding sequence ATGTCCGACAACGCCGACAAAGGGATCCGGGCCGCTCAGGCGGGGGTGCTCACCAATACTCTGCTGGCCCTCGCCAAGCTCTTGGCCGGGCTGGTCGGCAATTCCTACGCCCTAATCGCCGACGCGGTCGAGTCGGGCGCCGACGTGTTCTCCTCGCTGGTCGTCATGAGCGGGCTGAAGATTGCCCGCCGCGAGGCGACCGCCGACTTCCCTTACGGCTACGGCCGGGCCGAGACCCTGGCGACGGCCGTGGTCGGGCTAATGCTGCTGGGGGCGGCGATCGGGATCGCGATCGAGGCGATCCGCGAGATCGTCACCCCGCATCACGCCCCGGCGCCGTGGACGTTGCTGGTGCTGGTCGCGGTGATTGCGGTCAAGTGGCTCGTCTCGCGGCGGGTGCATGCCGTGGGGGTCGAGATCGGCAGCAACGCGGTCGCGGCCGACGCGTGGCATCACCTGAGCGACGCGCTCACGTCCGCGGCGGCGTTCGTGGGGATCTCGCTCGCGCTGTGGGGCGGGCCCGGCTGGGAGCCGGCCGACGACTGGGCGGCGCTCGCGGCGACGTGCATCATCGCCTTCAACGGCGCCAAGATCCTGCGCTCGGCGCTGGTCGACCTGATGGACGCGGCCCCCCGGGGAGACGTCCTCGACGAGATTCGCGCCGTCGCCGCGGCCGTGCCCGGCGTGCTGGCGATCGAAAAGCTGCTGGTTCGCCGCGCCGGCATGGAGTACCACGCGGCGATCCACGTCCAGGCGGCGCCGACGATGTCGCTCGACGAGGCCCACGCCCTGGGAGGGCGGGTGAAGGCGGCGATTCAACGGCAATTGCCGCAGGTCGCCGACGTGCTGGTGCATATGGAGCCGTTCCATGAGTCGCGCCACGACCCCGTCGCCGTCGTCGCCGCAACCGGCGATCAGCCGTGA
- a CDS encoding BlaI/MecI/CopY family transcriptional regulator, with protein sequence MPDFPTDRELEALKVLWDRGEATVRDLCDALNERGADLAYTTVLSLLQVMEQKGLVAHRRDGKAYVYSPLVERDRTFRELAGGFLDRVFDGAVGEYLVHALESRKLSAIELDELETMIAAAKVRTTKAKRKPRGRNSK encoded by the coding sequence ATGCCCGACTTCCCCACCGACCGCGAACTGGAAGCCCTCAAAGTCCTCTGGGACCGCGGCGAGGCGACTGTACGCGACCTCTGCGACGCTCTCAACGAGCGCGGCGCCGATCTGGCGTACACGACCGTCCTCAGCCTGCTGCAAGTGATGGAGCAAAAAGGGCTCGTCGCCCATCGCCGCGACGGCAAGGCGTACGTCTACTCGCCGCTCGTCGAACGCGACCGCACGTTCCGCGAGCTCGCGGGGGGGTTCCTTGATCGCGTCTTCGACGGGGCGGTCGGCGAGTATCTCGTCCACGCCCTCGAGTCGCGCAAGTTGTCGGCGATCGAGTTGGACGAACTCGAAACGATGATCGCCGCCGCGAAAGTCCGCACGACCAAAGCCAAACGAAAACCCCGCGGCCGAAACAGCAAGTAG